Proteins encoded in a region of the Brevundimonas vesicularis genome:
- the dapD gene encoding 2,3,4,5-tetrahydropyridine-2,6-dicarboxylate N-succinyltransferase, with protein sequence MTDLSHLESVVEAAWEQRAEVSAATHGEVRDAVETALALLDSGQARVASRGADGVWTTHQWLKRAVLLSFRLNDNQIMRAGAPSVMPLSVDHPVAVGPFWDKVPNKFGDWTASDYQSAGFRSVPGAIVRHGAHIAKNVVLMPSFVNIGAFVDEGSMVDAWATVGSCAQIGKNVHLSGGAGIGGVLEPLQANPTIIEDGCFIGARAEVAEGVIVREGAVLAMGVYLSGSTKIVDRATGEVFRGEVPAYSVVVPGSLPDPNGGPSLYCAVIVKRVDAQTRAKTGVNELLRD encoded by the coding sequence ATGACCGATCTGTCGCATCTCGAATCCGTCGTCGAGGCCGCCTGGGAACAGCGCGCCGAGGTGTCCGCCGCCACGCATGGCGAGGTTCGCGACGCCGTTGAAACCGCCCTGGCCCTGCTGGATTCCGGGCAGGCGCGCGTCGCCTCGCGCGGCGCGGATGGCGTCTGGACCACGCATCAGTGGCTGAAGAGAGCGGTGCTGCTGTCCTTCCGTCTGAACGACAACCAGATCATGCGGGCGGGCGCGCCATCCGTCATGCCGCTGTCGGTGGATCATCCCGTCGCCGTTGGTCCCTTCTGGGACAAGGTGCCCAACAAGTTCGGCGACTGGACCGCGTCGGATTATCAGTCGGCCGGCTTCCGCTCGGTGCCCGGCGCAATCGTCCGTCACGGCGCGCATATCGCCAAGAACGTGGTGCTGATGCCGTCGTTCGTGAACATCGGCGCCTTCGTCGACGAGGGCTCGATGGTCGATGCCTGGGCCACGGTCGGCTCCTGCGCCCAGATCGGCAAGAATGTGCACCTGTCGGGCGGCGCGGGCATCGGCGGCGTGCTGGAGCCGCTGCAGGCCAATCCGACCATCATCGAGGACGGCTGCTTCATCGGCGCTCGCGCCGAGGTCGCCGAGGGCGTGATCGTGCGCGAGGGCGCGGTCCTGGCAATGGGCGTCTATCTGTCGGGCTCGACCAAGATTGTGGACCGGGCGACCGGCGAAGTGTTCCGGGGCGAGGTGCCGGCCTATTCGGTGGTCGTGCCGGGATCGCTGCCGGATCCCAATGGCGGGCCGTCGCTGTACTGCGCCGTGATCGTCAAGCGTGTGGACGCACAGACACGGGCCAAGACCGGCGTCAACGAACTGCTGCGCGACTGA